One window of the Candidatus Neomarinimicrobiota bacterium genome contains the following:
- a CDS encoding Crp/Fnr family transcriptional regulator, with the protein MLKTVDRVKTDSRYKKGQIVFNEGNPVFGLYCVKEGKAKVYQMTPDGKRQILRIAGSGNTLGLRSLLAEQPYSTTAEVLEDSTLCFIDRRTLYSLISDVGDMTWKILRDLSRELIESEKRTTEMARFSVRERTAGMLLLLKEKFGRARGGGIELNILLSRQDLADLAGTSTESLVRTLTDFKNEGFVFSQGKKIVLLDAPGLARLAGVED; encoded by the coding sequence TTGCTCAAGACCGTTGACAGAGTCAAGACCGACAGTCGCTACAAAAAAGGTCAGATTGTTTTCAATGAAGGCAATCCTGTCTTCGGCCTCTACTGCGTAAAAGAGGGGAAAGCTAAGGTTTACCAGATGACACCTGACGGTAAACGTCAGATACTTAGAATAGCGGGATCCGGCAATACCCTCGGGCTCCGCTCTCTCCTTGCCGAACAGCCCTACTCCACTACCGCCGAAGTGCTGGAAGACAGCACATTGTGTTTCATCGACAGAAGAACACTCTACTCGCTGATTTCTGACGTAGGTGACATGACCTGGAAGATCCTGCGTGATCTGTCACGGGAGCTTATCGAGTCAGAAAAGAGAACCACCGAGATGGCCCGCTTTTCCGTTAGGGAGCGAACTGCCGGCATGCTTCTATTGTTGAAAGAGAAGTTTGGTCGTGCGCGCGGGGGCGGCATTGAGCTGAACATTCTTCTGTCCCGGCAGGACTTAGCCGACTTGGCGGGGACCAGTACTGAAAGCCTGGTGCGTACATTGACTGACTTCAAGAATGAAGGGTTTGTCTTTTCTCAGGGTAAGAAGATTGTGCTCCTCGATGCGCCCGGCCTCGCCCGACTGGCCGGCGTAGAGGACTAA
- a CDS encoding Rrf2 family transcriptional regulator, translated as MRLSMTGEYAVRAMLYLTAQTPGHLSLIADISRSEEVPETILRKIMAQLVKSGLVRSFRGSGGGIRLARAPEAISLLEIIETIEGRIYLNQCLIAPDFCDRISGCTVHPVWREVQDSMVNILGGKSLKDLVAADLEEA; from the coding sequence ATGCGATTGTCTATGACGGGAGAATATGCGGTGAGAGCCATGCTCTACCTTACCGCTCAAACGCCTGGTCACTTAAGTCTTATTGCAGATATATCAAGGAGTGAGGAAGTCCCGGAGACAATTCTCAGAAAGATTATGGCACAGCTGGTGAAATCGGGACTTGTAAGATCTTTCCGGGGGAGCGGCGGTGGTATCAGACTGGCCAGGGCACCCGAGGCTATTTCTTTGTTGGAGATAATTGAGACGATTGAGGGAAGAATCTATCTCAATCAGTGCCTTATCGCTCCCGATTTCTGTGACCGGATTTCGGGCTGCACAGTTCACCCGGTATGGCGCGAAGTGCAGGATAGCATGGTCAACATACTTGGGGGAAAGTCGTTGAAGGATTTGGTTGCGGCAGATCTGGAAGAGGCGTGA
- the coxB gene encoding cytochrome c oxidase subunit II, which translates to MMNNIILSWKRKVRRGLDTIVRHAWGIWFMDPPEDVSLDGYRIDNVIQYIDTVVTIYFGIVVLALLYFVIRYRSRPGHKAVYDRGDTKKHVAITVAMGLLVFFSIDVVIETMSFRDLKEAFWNFPTGDNVVRVEIMPQQFAWNFRYPGPDGEFATDDDIIPAQNQMHIPVNTPVVVEIAPYDVVHSFFLPNFRVKIDATPGRTNAMWFQATKTGVFEIACAELCGNSHYRMKGYLTVQSREDYDAWLDELRAEAEEYEDEWEDNELVEEQIPTDWGWVWKEAK; encoded by the coding sequence ATGATGAATAACATTATACTCAGTTGGAAGAGAAAAGTGAGACGGGGTCTCGATACTATTGTGCGACATGCCTGGGGAATCTGGTTTATGGATCCGCCTGAAGATGTTTCGCTCGACGGTTATCGGATAGATAATGTGATTCAATACATCGATACCGTGGTAACTATCTACTTCGGCATCGTAGTCCTGGCACTTCTCTATTTTGTTATCAGATACCGTTCCCGGCCGGGACATAAGGCTGTCTACGATAGAGGGGATACCAAGAAGCATGTCGCTATTACTGTTGCCATGGGACTTCTGGTCTTCTTCTCCATCGATGTAGTCATCGAGACTATGTCTTTCAGGGACTTGAAAGAAGCATTCTGGAATTTTCCGACGGGAGACAATGTTGTTCGTGTAGAAATCATGCCGCAGCAGTTTGCCTGGAATTTTCGCTATCCGGGACCCGATGGCGAGTTCGCCACCGATGATGACATCATTCCCGCTCAAAACCAGATGCATATTCCTGTCAATACACCGGTAGTGGTTGAGATTGCACCATACGATGTCGTGCACTCCTTTTTTCTCCCCAACTTCCGTGTCAAGATTGATGCCACGCCCGGCAGGACCAATGCTATGTGGTTTCAGGCGACCAAAACAGGTGTGTTTGAGATAGCATGTGCGGAGTTGTGCGGTAACAGTCATTACAGAATGAAGGGGTATCTTACTGTCCAATCGAGAGAGGATTACGACGCCTGGCTGGATGAACTGCGGGCTGAAGCTGAAGAATACGAGGACGAGTGGGAAGACAATGAATTGGTTGAGGAACAGATTCCCACTGATTGGGGATGGGTCTGGAAGGAGGCTAAGTAA